TGGGGCCCAGGCCCACCCTGGGTACATCACACCCTAGTCAGGGCCAGGCCCACAAGGGAGCGGCTGGGCCCCAAATCTGTGCAAGtcagaggggaggcctttcctcccagggaaatGCAAGAGGCAGCCATTTGCAACCAGAGGGGGGACCCAGCTGCAGCAGTCGGCAGGAGCCCCAGGAGCACCACTTGGccctgtctcccccccaccccaccccaccccacggcTCTCCATCCCAGTGCCTGCCTGGCATCCCCCAGTGGGTGGGCCTTGTCAGACAAGGCTTTTCCTCGGCCACTGGAGAGGGTGGGCTGGGCAGATTTTTAGAAAATGTCATTTGGGCACAAAGAGCTTCGCTGGGTGGCTGGAGGTCAgctgtggcagacattttatggctggctccgcccccgtggcagccgttttgtggctgtgACCAGCCCTttggaattccaaagatgcccgtaggctcagaaaggttggggacccctgccctagagggaggGCCGGGGTTCGGGCCTCCCACTTAGCCCAAAGATCCACGGTGGCCCATGCCTTAACATCCACTCCGTGCTCCCGGGGAACTGAGCTGTCGCCTCGGGTGGTCcccggagctctccagccacAGCCTCGTGGTCGGTGCCCATAACTGGCACAGCAGAGCTGGCAGAGCAGACACACCATTTGGGGCTGCCAGTGAGGAGGGGGGCCTTTTGAATGCCCCTCCTAGGGTGTTTGGCTCTTCAAAACCCGCCTCCTCAAAGATACGGGTTTGGGTTCCCATGCTGCTGATCATGGCCTTCAGCACTCCCTAAAGCCAGCCTGGAGCCAGCccttcatctggagaactgggctggagTCCTCCCTCTTCACCCCTGCAGcccactgggggaccttgggctgggcacagttctctcagagctttttcagccccgatgacctcccagggtgcctgtggtgggagaggaaggcaaaggtctTTGCGGACCGCTTTGGGACTCCGGGCAGTGAAgagcagggaacagagaaagcagctcttcttcctcctctggctTTCTCCCACAagccctgcaacaggcaccttgggagCCATTCCAGGCACCAGCCTCTGCAGGAGAGCATGGAGCCCCATCTGCCCCCTTCCAGCCACTTTCCCACCCTGTGGACTCTGCCAGGGCTCCAGAAGAACCCTGCCCTCAGGTGGAGCGTCTGGCCCAGGGCTGGGTCCCCCACGCCTCCTCCAGGGCTTCAAGCTCCAGGCCAGCAGGGAGGCTTCAGGAACCAGGGAggccctggccctcctgcccctgggtggTGCCTGGGAAATGTGACTGAGAGGAGGCCCAAACAAAGGGGACGGCCAAAGCTACgaggttctccaggggaacaggttgCTGTAGCCTGGAGGTGGAGGGTAATTATTGGGAaggtctccagaccccacctggagactgggaaCCCGGCCCATGCAGGAGGATCCCCCGGGGCCAGCAACAGAGTCAGCCCAAGGGCCCTCACCGCTCTGGCCCATCCCCTGCTGACAGCCGGGGGAAGCTCAGACACTGCAGAGCCGCTGAGGAGGGCGGCCAAGACAGCTAGGGgcttggagcccctcccctgcgaggaaaggctgaagcGTCTGGGATTTCTCCACTTAGAAAAGAAAcaacatgagagaggtttacaaaattatacacGAGGAAGAGGGAGTTGACAGAGACTAGAAGtgggggcatccaatgaagctggtgggcaggaggttcaggccAGCAAAGGAAGGGCCGTACTGAGAGCATgattcagaggagggagggagagcgaaGGGGATCAGACAGATCCATGAAGCGGCTGTCAGTGGCTCCCAGCCACGGTAATTAAAgcgaacctccatgttcagaggtccTCAGCCTGTGAATCCCAGTGCCAGCCAAGCAAGGCAGATCTTCCCAGTGTGCAAATGGAAATCATCTTTTACACTACTCTGACATGCATTCAAgacctagaatcatggaattggaagggacctgcagggtcatctagtccaaccccctgcagaatgcaggaaatttacaactctTTAGTTTTGCTCTTTTATACAGACCTGTTTGgcctcaccttctgcctggtcctttcaactggacgTGGTGCCGGGGCTGAACCAGAACCATGctgcctgccaaacagaggcCATCCCACTGTGTCAAACAGCAAGACATTAACACACAAAACTGCCCCATATACTGAATGAGCAAAAAGCCACGCAGTCCCCTCCTGACTGGTCatcaggtagtagctggagagagagcctctgctcGGCCTCAGGGAAAAAATGCATCTCAGTCCAAGGAGTTCAGCAgcaggatgggctgcctcaggagggggtgagctccccccccccccgcccatggccatgaagcagcagctggacagatccttctcctggatgctggaggctgatcatgctctgagcagggggtgggactagatggcctgcatcaggggtagtcaacctgtggtcctccagatgtccatggactacaattcccatgagtccctgccagcatttgctcatgggaactgtagtccatggactgtagtccatgactacccctggcctacacgaccccttccaactcttacaTTCCCCGACTCCTCCTAGGgttagttaattaaaaaaaaagatagttttaaaaatgcaccCCCCCCATCCAACTGGAGCAACCTCTTTTGAGAAGGTTCCAcaggatattcttgttcacaGGTTGGCAAAATGTGGTATTGATCCTAATTctttcaggtggatcaataactggttgacaaatcgtatccAGAGGggacttgttaatggttcagcatcttggagaagagtgacaagtggagttccccaaggatctgtcctggggcctgtgttgttcaacacatttataAGGGATttatgagggattagaggggatacttattaattttgcagatgatactaaactgggaggggtcgcaaacacaactgaagacagcaacagaatacaggatgatcttgataggctcgagaagtaggctaaacttaataaaatgaagttcaatagggacaaatgtaaagttctccatttaggtaggaaaaaccaaatacaccaatataagatgggggagtcttggcagtagcatatgcgaaaaggatctaggagtcttagtagaccatacattgaacatgagtcagcagtgtgactcagtggctgaaaaggcaaatgggattttgggctgtatcaaacggagtatcgtgtccagatcatgggaggtgatggtaccgctttactctgctctggttcggcctcacttggagtcctgtgttcagttttgggcaccccagttgaagagagatgttgacaaactggagcgtgtctaaaggagggcaacaaagatggtgaggggtttggagaccaagacacatgaagaaatgttgggggagcttggtctgtttagcttggagaggagacgactgagaggggatctgccAGCTTTCATGTaaaaaatttcataatgttccatgtaaaccacccggaGCTGTAAAgtatgggcggtatagaaatccaaataaataaaataaataaaataaataaccatctcaaagtatttaaaagggtgccatatggaggatggagcagaattgttctctcttgccccagagggacagaccaggacaaatgggatgaaattaatgctaacgaaattctgtctaagcatcaggaagaagttcccgacagttagagcagtttctcagtggaacaggcttcctcgggacgtggtggggtccatctttggaaattttaaatcagaggctaaatagccatctgacggagaggctgattctgtgaagattcaagggggtagcaggttacggtagatgagtgattgggatgtgagtgtcctgcacagtgtagggggttggactagataacccatgaggtccgttccaactctatgattctatgactctggagTGACCCTGGGCTTACTAGTAACCTTGGTTGGGAATGACTGCACTGGACCGTATGGGCAGTACATCGTTAGTTGTAAGGTATTTCCTGGGGTTTCTATCCTGTCAGCCAGTCAGTCTAGATATCCTTGGGAGGTCCCTCAGGGCTGGCTACTGGTTATTGGGGCTTTCTAGGGAACCATGCTGCCTCAGCAGTGAAAGGCAGCCTTCCTCCCACAACAGTCGTTCTACCTAATCAGCTTTGGGTCTCCAGATGATCATGTGGTTCCCCTCGACAGTCCAGTCCTCAAATTACAGACACCTCTATGTTTAAACTCACTTTGGTAACACTTCCCACATGACAAAGGCCGGTCTTATTTGGAAGTCAAGACTGATTTAAGTGGGATGCAGACAAGCCAAGCTCTTTGCTGTACGGCTTTTAATTCAGCTTAATCATCCAGTGCATTTACAGATCGGCCATTCTCCCAGTGGTAGGTGACCCGGACAGACACGGGACAAAAGACACGCTTGTGCAGCTTCCCACGTCCAGCAGCTGGGGGCAGTGCAGCAAGCCCAAATCTGCAAGCTGTATTGAGAAAGGGGCTTGGCCCCACCAGAGTCATGTTCCAAGCAGGCCTCCCCCTGTTTGGAGGGATTGAGAGATCACAGCCCGAGGcagacaaagaaaaacaaaaacaagtccAGTTTCAGGGACCTCTAATCAGTCAGTCCACGGAGCCCCTGGTGAGGAGCTCAGGGAAAACCCCTTGGAAAGGAGTCACTTTGTGCCGGGACCACCGTTGGCCAACCCACTGCCGGCTTTCATGGGGCGACTGTCCAACTGCCTCCAGACAGTGGCTCTCATGCTGCTTGTTTACAAGCCGGACAGACACACTGTGGGCACTGCCGGTCTTCCCACGCAAACCTTAGAGTGGAGAACGCGAACTCctgccctgctcctcctcctcctcgcccccACCAGGCTACCAAAAGGCAAACTCTGGCCACAGCTGTCCTCATTCTCCCTCCCTACAGCGATTCCGCTTCCACAGTCGGTGCAGAGCCCTGGCAGGCCCCCTTCTTGTGCACCCTCAGGTGCTTGGTGAGGTGGTGTTTCTGGACAAAGCACTTCCCACACTCCGCACAcgggtagggcttctcccctgtatggtaGCGCTGGTGCCTCACCAGGTTTGGCTTCTGGCTGAAGCACTTCCCACACTCCCCGCACTGGTAGGGCCTCTCGCCTGTATGGATCCGCTGATGGATGGTGAGGGCCGACCACGAGACAAAGCCCTTGCCGCACTCGTTGCAGATGTACTGCTTCTGCTCAGGGGGGTGCGGCTTGAGGGCCTCCGGCTTCCAGAAGACCCCCTTCTTGGTTTGGGACAGAGCCCGCGGCCGAGTGCCAGGCTCCACAATCAGGACCGGCTGCCCGTCCACCTCATGGGGGGGGCTCAGGAGATCGGGGAGCTGGGAGAGGCTTTGGTCGCTAGCAGTTGGGGAGCTCCATGGAGGACCGAGCGGAGGGTAGCCCTGCTCGCCCAGCAGTCCGGTGGCCAGGAGATCGGCCCCCACATGGCCAGCCCGCTGGTGAACCGTGAGTGCCCCCTTGGAGGGGAAGCTCTGCCCACAGGCGTGGCACTGGAACCCTCTCTTGGCCAAGTGGGTGCGCTGGTGCTTCACCAGGTGCTGCTTCTGGGTGAAACCTTTGCCGCACTCGGCGCATGAGTGCGGCCTCTCCCCGCTGTGGTAGCGGAGGTGACGCAAGAGGTTGGGCTTCTgggtgaagctcttcccgcactcggcACAAGGGAagggcttctccccagtgtggatgcGCTGGTGGATGCTGAGGGAAGACCACCAGGTGAAGCCCTTgccacactcactgcagatgaacTTCTTCACCCCCCGTCGGCGGCCTTTGGGCCTGGCCCCCCAGCTGTTGCCTGCCCGGgtctcctcctcctgccaccGCGCCACCGCCTCCTTGTAGGCCTTCTGCAGCTCCCGGAAGGCCAGCTGGCGGTGATGGGCATGGAGCTGCTGGTGCAGCTGCAGGACCGCCTTGCTGCCAAAGGGACGCTGGCACTCAGGGCAGgcgtgggggcgggggcgggcccGCAGGTGGGTCCGCTGGTGCTTGGCCAGGTGCTGCTTCTGCCGGAAGCTCCTCTCGCACTGGACACACTTGAAGGGCCGCTCCCCGGTGTGGTTGCGCTGGTGGCACAGTAGGTTGGGCTTCTGGCTGAAGCAGCGCCCGCAAGTGCTGCACCAAaagggcttctcgcccgtgtggatccGCCGGTGGATGTTCAGGGAGGACCGCCAGGCAAAATGCTTCCCGCACTCCCTGCAGGCAAAGTCACCTTCCGTCACACCTGACCGCTGCCTCACCCGGCCCTCCCCCACCCGGAAAACCACCCTCTTGTCACACAGCCCGTCTCCCACCAAGGCCTGAGCATCACTGGGGTCTCCCTGGCCGAGGTCTCCTCCGCCGTCTAGCAAGAGCACAGCTGGGCCCGGCTGGGTCACCAACAAACGCTGCcgcagctgcctcctcctcctcctcctccccccaagtcGCTGGCAGTGGCCGCCTTGGCTGGGGGCCTTCCCGGGGGCTCTGCTGGGTTGCTCGGGGTCTGCttccagaggaggctcctgattCATTTTGGCCATGGGCAAAACACCTGTAAGAGCCAAGCCAGCATATTTTCAAAGGGAGCCAAAGGATCCGCTCAGACATCACTGGGGCCCAGTGAGCGAAGCTGCGGCCGGTGCACAGGTCAGGCCACGCTGTGCCCCAATTGGCAAGCCCCACCACGGGGAGCCGCAGGgaagaggaacagaagaagaagaagagttggttcttatatgccgcttttccctactcgaaggaggctcaaagcggcttacagtcgccttccctttcctctccccacaacagacaccctgtggggtgggtgaggctgagaggtaaGAGACcccaagaagggagagagaacaaGCAGCAGGTGGAGATTCCCCTCATCGAAATGGGGCAGGGACCCGCCCGCCAGTGAAGCTCTCTGGCCCAGTCTGGCATCTCTCTAGCCACAGAAGGCAGCCCCAGCAGTACAAGggacagaggatggagcagagaccTGGGGTGGAGAGGCTGGCCTGAAGGGGCAGAGAGGAACAGACATGCTTCACGTGGGGCAGCCACCACCTCAGTTGCTCTAGAGGACAAAGGGGGCATGCAAGAGAAGCCGTGATaccatgggggggggtgaggtaggAGTACCAAGAATCAGCAAGAGAGGTGCCACCTCCCTGGAGACCCAGGGCCtggcacacagagagacacatggGCTCTGCGTTCCCTACCCCCAAGTCACACCTGTTGGGCAGACCCCTGGACCAgccatttcactccccccccccacagtagaCAGCCCCTTCCTCCTCTTGACCCACTTACCCTCCTGGCCCATGGCCCAGAACCTCCGGCAGAAAGTGCTCCAGACAAGCAAAGACAAAGGCCTGGGGACTCAGGTTACGCCTACTAGCAGCTGCTACTCTATCCCCTCCCAAAGGCCCTTGACAGCTGTGCAAGTAAGtggcttttctcttcctgccCTGCCTGGCTGCAGGAACATGGAAGAAACAGTCCCCCAAGTTCTCCCAGGCTGGCTACAGACTGTGTTTTTGGGGTTGCTGAACGAGTGGAACAGAGCAGTTGACTCCAAGGGCCCCCTGAAGACCTACACGGAGTTCTTCCAGGCGCGCCTGCACACCAAGGCTGGCCGGCGCCTGGAAGGACGCTCTCTGCGTTGGCCTTCGAGGGGCCGCGGGATCCAAACGGGCGGGGCTGCTTCAGAGCACGCGGCGGACGCTGGAATGTCAGAGAACAAGAAAGCCCGCGGCCGGCATGCGAGCCCCGGCAGGGCGCTCTGAGTGCCCCGCAAGAGGCGCCCGACGGGACGGCCCCTCCGTTGCAAACCGGCAACCCGCTTGGGAGGGGAGAACCCGCCCGGCCGCCCGGCCCGCTTCTCCTCCGCGCTCGGAGCTGGACGCAGCCTGGGCTCCTCCGGCGCCGCCCCGGACGGCCCAAGCAGGCGGCTGCCCCGACCGGACCCCGACCACGGAGTCCCCGGGACCGGGCGGACGGGACTCTCCTCCggcactcgcccccccccccccggggaaagcGCGCTCCGTCGCgggcgcttctccccctcccccctccggtaGCTGCCGGCCGAGTCCAACGCCCCTGCCGCCGCCGCACCTGCCTACCTGTCACCTCTCCCGCGGGCCCCGCCCTTAGCCGCCAGGTAGGGCGGAAAGGGGCCTCACCTTGGCGGGTCGCCCTCCGCGATTGGCCGCGGCGACTGCCAgtctgagctggggggggggccgtGAGCCGGGGGCGCAGGACGCGCGAGGGCGGGAGGAGGAGCCGGCCAATCGGGAGGTCGCGAGTGCGCTCCGCCCCTTCCCCAGCGCTGCGGCAGCCTTAACCCTTGCGCTCCCGGGTACGAAAGGGCTGTTGGGCTACTTGGAGGCGGGGAAGGCTCCGGTGGGCTCCGGGGCAGTTTGGCTATATTCCCCCCTGGAATTCAACCCAAACAAATGgcatccagagaaactggctaATTCCGGAATCTGTTATACATTTTACCTAGACGTTTCCAGGACgttcaattgttgttgttaggtgcgaagtcgtgtccgacccatcgggaccccCTGGACCCCCTGCGGGACCTCTGAGTAGCTGTTTCGTGGCAAGGGAACTTCTAGAACAAAGGGAAATTGCAGAAATaaaaagttattacaacactcaaaacaatggcataccctggactcaacaaggacataggatttttttatttcactatgcatgctaatctTGTTCAACTCTTGTATCCACATTCTTCTCTTACTTCATTTCAcgtgggacaatgtgactgtaatgtgatgttagtaatacgtaattgtaattttgaatttaccgtaattctctggtctcaggacaagatagttgccagcacagcttgtcgcttgcagggatgcttccacacttgggtggagatggagggggccagcaactagtctcttttaattatttatttttacaattgggaaagtgtctgccattaattactgacATCgaatgttttatttctccagtgtttttgtgaactgcaactaaACTAAAacggactgattagctgttttagcaaagaattatcatataatttaatttggattatgacagtttactaatctttatacagctttggctgtattcatatttgggtaagggctaagtgggcggggcccctcaccaggacagacagcagtgcTAGCCAATTaagtgagggcacaatctaggccctcaccaggacagggcagaaagcaaggaggaagcggcaggacaccatgagtaaagacGGAGGCCTtgccctcaggcctagaagcacacagGGGGGTGGGCTTTGCATCTAGTTtaccataatttgcttttacctTATATCTACAGTTATGGTGGCaattcattagtctgaggaagagtgcctgctcatgccttgaataaatctttgttggtcttaaaggtgttcttGGGCTCTGTTTTTGTTACTTTACCAGAAGTTAATGACTGGTcaatttctgctgctgcttcagacccacatggctgcaCCCACCTGGACTGGTTCTGAACCAGGTCCTCTGGCCTCTCCCTTGGGAAACCCAACAGGGGCACAAACGATTCAGCACCTTGGCCACGTAGGGAACCTAGTCAGGTtggggagtcatagaatcatagaatcatagaatcatagaatcatagagttggaaggggccatacaggccatctagtccaaccccctgctcaacgcaggattagccctaagcatcctaaagcatccaagaaaagtgtgtatccaacctttgcttgaagacttccagtgagggggcgctcaccacctccttaggcagcctattccactgctgaacgactctgactgagaaaaactttttcctgatatctagcctatatcgttgtacttgaagtttaaacccattactgcgtgtcctttcctctgcagccagcagaaacagcatcctgccctcctccaagtgacaacctttcaaatacttaaagagggctatcatgtcccctctcaacctccttttctccaggctgaacattcccaagtccctcaacctatcttcatagggcttggtcccttggccccagatcatctttgtcgctctcctctgtaccctttcaattttatcgatgtccttcttgaagtgaggcctccagaactgcacacagtactccaggtgtggtctgaccagtgccgtatacaatgggactatgacatcttgtgattttgatgtgatgcctctgttgatacagcccaaaatggcatttgccttttttaccgctgcatcacactgcctgctcatgtttagtttacaatccacaagtaccccaaggtctcgttcacacacagtgctacctagaagcgtatcccccatccagtaggcatgcttttcatttttctgacccagatgca
This Paroedura picta isolate Pp20150507F chromosome 11, Ppicta_v3.0, whole genome shotgun sequence DNA region includes the following protein-coding sequences:
- the ZNF775 gene encoding zinc finger protein 775; protein product: MNYRRGEGEKRPRRSALSPGGGGRVPEESPVRPVPGTPWSGSGRGSRLLGPSGAAPEEPRLRPAPSAEEKRAGRPGGFSPPKRVAGLQRRGRPVGRLLRGTQSALPGLACRPRAFLFSDIPASAACSEAAPPVWIPRPLEGQRRERPSRRRPALVCRRAWKNSVECGKHFAWRSSLNIHRRIHTGEKPFWCSTCGRCFSQKPNLLCHQRNHTGERPFKCVQCERSFRQKQHLAKHQRTHLRARPRPHACPECQRPFGSKAVLQLHQQLHAHHRQLAFRELQKAYKEAVARWQEEETRAGNSWGARPKGRRRGVKKFICSECGKGFTWWSSLSIHQRIHTGEKPFPCAECGKSFTQKPNLLRHLRYHSGERPHSCAECGKGFTQKQHLVKHQRTHLAKRGFQCHACGQSFPSKGALTVHQRAGHVGADLLATGLLGEQGYPPLGPPWSSPTASDQSLSQLPDLLSPPHEVDGQPVLIVEPGTRPRALSQTKKGVFWKPEALKPHPPEQKQYICNECGKGFVSWSALTIHQRIHTGERPYQCGECGKCFSQKPNLVRHQRYHTGEKPYPCAECGKCFVQKHHLTKHLRVHKKGACQGSAPTVEAESL